TGACCGCCGGTCGGTATCGGTAAACGCAATGGGCACGGTTCGACGGAGTTCGCCCCGACTCACCGGTCGTCGTCCCGGATCGCGTACGCGCCCTCGACGCGTTCGACGAGGCCCTGGTCCACTAGGCGCCCGAGCAGCGGATAGAGCGTGAGCAGTGAAAGGCCGAGCCGCTCGCGGAGCAGCCCCGGCGTCTGTGGCCCGCCGACGGCGAGACAGAGATAGACGAGCTTAACGCTCGGCGAACGGAGCGTCTCGGGGACGGGCGGTGGACTCCGTCCCGGCCGCCCGCCGCCCGTCGACCGTCCCCGCGTCTCGTCCTCACCGCCGACGAGCGAAGAGTCGCCGTTCACAGGTCGAGCCCCCCGGTGATGTCGATCGTCTCGCCGGTGATGTACGACGCGTGAGGGCTCGCGAGGAACGCGATCAGCTCGGCGACCTCCCCGGCGGTCGCGAACCGCCCGATCGGGATCTCCTCCCTGATCCGGTCCTGGATGTCCTCTGGGACGGCGCGAACCATCTCCGTATCGGTGTAGCCGGGGGCGACGCAGTTCGCGGTCGACCCGCTCTCGGCGAGTTCGAGCGCGAGCGTCCGGGTGAAGCCAAACAGCCCGCTCTTCGCCGCGGCGTAGTTCGCCTGCCCGTAGTTGCCCTGTTTCCCGATGACGCTCGAGACGTTGATCAGCCGCCCCTGCGGAGACGATTTGATGTCGTCGAAAAACGCCTTCGTACAGGCGAACGTCCCGTTCAGGGTGACGTCGATGACGCGCTCCCAGTCCTCGCGGTCCATCCGTCCGAACGTCGTGTCGGCGGTGACGCCCGCGTTGTTGACGAGGACGTCGACAGGCCCGATTCGCTCGTGGACGCGATCGCGCATCCCCTCGACGGCCGCCGGGTCCGTCACGTCCGCCTGCATCGCCACGGCCGTCCCGCCCGCGTCCTCGATCGCCGCGACGGCGTCGTACGCCCCGGCCTCCGACCGCCGGTAGTTGACCACGACGGTCCGTTTCTCGCCCGCCAGCGCCTCTACGGTGGCGCGTCCGATCCCTTTCGATGCTCCCGTCACTACGCACAGCTGGTGTGAATTCATTGTCACTCTCCGAAAAGAACCGACCGTCACCCGCTCGACGACCCTCTACATATCAACCGATAGTCCTTTTCTAGGAACAGAATCGGTGGTGAGGAGCATAAGTGTTGCCTGATACGACAGTGCGCACCAGGGACCGCCTCCACCCGTGACGCCGACTCCAGTCACCCGCTTCGTTCGCCCACGGCGCGCTGGCCGGACACCTCCGCGTCGACTGCCGGCTCCGTCCGGTCCCACCTGCGAAGGCCGAACCCTCTCGAGGTCGGACTCTCGCGGCGACGCTCGTCGCGCTCGTCGGTTTGTTTCGGGTCTCTCACCGACGGTGGGGGTCCGTCGCCGTCCGGGAGAGGGGTTGAGAGGTCACTGGAGGTAGCCGAGGTCCTCGAGGCGGTCCTGTGTCGACTGCGTCATCGAGACCGAGCCCGACGCGTCGGCGTGCTCGAACGAGGAGAGCCACTCGTCGAGACGTGTTTCGAGGTCCGCAACCACCCCCGGTCGCTCCCCGGAGATCTCCTCCCGTTCCCCGGGGTCCGACGCGACGCGATAGAGTTCGCGCGCACCGTCGGAGCCACGGACGAGTTTGTACTCCCCGGAACGGATCGTCCGCAGCGATCGGTCGTACCGTTCGACCTCGGGGGAGATCTCACCGACGCGCTTTTCGAGCGCCTCCATCGACGGCTGTGGCGAGAGGTACTCCGCGATGGCGTGCTCTCTCGGGTCGGCGTCGCCCCCCGGATGGAAGGACACGCCCTGAACCTCCTCTCGCATCCCCACCGCGTCGATTCCGGCCACGTCGAGCAGTGTGGGTGCGAGGTCGGTGAGCTGGACGAGTCGGTCGTCTTCGCCCTCGTCGAACGACGGCCCGTGGACGAACAGCGGGACGTGCAACAGCGTGTCGTAGAGACAGTACTGGTGGTCCATCAGACCGTGGTCGCCGATGTTCTCGCCGTGATCGCCGGTGACGACGAAGACGGTGTCCTCCCACTCGCCGGCCGCCTCGAGCGACGTCCTCAACTCGTCGATGCGCTCTCCCAGATAGGCGAGTTCGGCGCGATAGAGCCCACGCAGTATATCGAACTCTCGCTCGCCCATCTCGAGGTTCCCCGCGATGTATTCCCAGGCGTCCTGTGGGACCTCCATCGCCTCCTCGTAGCTCACGCCGTCGGGGAGGTACGCCTCGGCGATCTGTTTCTGGGGTCGGTACTCCAGGTGTGGCTCGAGGTAGTTGACGAAGAGGAAGAAGGGACGGGTGTCCGCTCGTTCCGTGAGCCAGTCGTCGATCCACTCGTTGGTCGCGCGCGCACCCTCGTCGCTGCGCCGTCGAAAGAACTGGCCGTAGACCGCGTTCGTGAGGTTCGTCAGCGGATTTCCCTCAAGGATCTTCTTCGCGACGCCCCGGAGCTTTTCTGTACCTTCCTTCGTCCGGGCGATCTCGCCGAGGTCCGTCTCGGTCTGGACGTACTGCCAGGTCTTGTAGAAGGTCTCGAAGCCGCGGGCGAAACCGAACTCCTCGCTGATCCACGTGTTGTTCGAGACGCCGACCGTCTCGTAGCCCCCGTCGCCGAGTGCCTCCGCGAGCGTCGGGAGATTTCCCGAGAGGCGTTTGTGACCGCCGTGTGCGCCGTGTTTCGAGGAGTACGTCCCCGTGAAGAGCCCCGCATGGGACGGGAGCGTCCAGGGCGCGCTCGCGAACGCGTTCGTGTAGCGTCGTCCCGCGATCGGAGGCTCGAGTGCTGCGTCGTTTCCGGGAGAGAAGACGTCCGCTCTGGCGGTGTCCATCACGATCAGGACGATGTTGGAGGTCATGACGAGGGGTGGGTTACTCTTGTCTGTCGTACACGAGCTGCAGTGAAGTATCCTCTCATTCCGGGAGCCCGACGCTCGATCGGGCGCCGGCGGTTCGGCGAACGCGAGAGAGTGAGCGTGCCAGCGAGCGTCACCCACGTTCGGCGAGCACCTCGTCGTAGAGCGCACGGTACTCCTCGACGCTCCGTTCGAGCGGGAACTCCGTCCGCGCCCGTTCGTCGGCGTCCCTGGCGCGTCGTTCGCGTCGTTCCGGGTCGCGCAGCAGCGTCCGGATCGCGGCCGCGAACGACTCCGGGCTCCTCGAGTCGGCGAAGGCGGCGGTCTCACCGGCGACCTCGTGGAGTACCGGGATGTCACTGACGACGGGCGCGAGCCCACAGGCCATCGCCTCGACCAGCGCGACGCAGAACCCCTCGGAGTGGGAGCTGAGCGCGAAGAGGTCGCTCGCGTGGAGGATCCGATAGACGTCGAGACGGGAGACGGTGCCGGTGAACGTGACGTGGTCTCCGAGGCGGCGAGCCCGGACGAACCGTTCGAGCGCCGCTCGCTCGGGTCCGTCGCCGACGATCATCAGCTCCGCGTCGGGCACCGACCGCCTGACGTCGTCGAACGCCGCGATCAACGTTCGCTGGTTCTTCGTCGGGATCATCCGGCCGACGGTCGTCACCCGCGGGCGGTCGGTCTCCCACGGGTTCGACTCGGGGCGCGCGGCGTCGATGGCGTCGATGTCGACGCCGTTGTAGATCACGCGGCGCTTTCGCTCCGGGACCAGAAGTCGTTCGTGTGGGTAGAAGGAATCGAGCGTCGCCTGCGAGTTCGCGACGACGCGGTCGGCACGCCAGAGCGTCGTCGCGTTGACCGCGTTCTGGGCGGCGGAGTAGTGCAGCCGGTGATCGGCGTGTTCGGTGTCGACGATCGGGAGCTCGGAGGGCGCGAGCGCGCGTCCGAGCGCACCGGAGAAGTTCGTCTGGGTGTGCAGCAGGTCGAATCGACCGGCCGTGAGGAGTTCACGGAGCCGCCCGATCGCCGTCCGGTCGAATCGGTTCCTCGCCCCGAGGAACTCGAGGGAGACCGCGTCGGTGTCGACGGGAGCTTCGGTCTCCTCGAGCGATGCGTCCTCGTAACAGGCGACCGTCACCTCGAAGCCGGGCTCCCGGCCGAGCCGTTCCGAGATGTCGTACTCGATGGTCGTCGGCCGGATCCAGTTGAGGAGGACGAGTATATGAGACATACCGAGACGGTTCAGGCCGAACCGATTTCACTCGGTCGGTCGACGGCGCTGGCCGATGTGATCCCCTGTCGGATTTCGTAACCGGCCGACTCCCCTCGACTGTGTCGCGAGGCGGTACCGGAGTCAGTGCTCTCACGAGCGCCGGATCTCGGTCTTCGTGAGTGCAGTCGACCCGGGCTGGAAACCCATCGACAGAGTGAATAGTCGATCCCGGGAAGGTGATCGGTAGATGGGATACGTCCGGCAGAGCGCGGCGGCCGTCCCCCGCCCGAACGAGATCTGGATCCCGGTGCTCTGTATCCTCGCCGCCCTCACGACGAACACGTGGCTGCTCTCGTCGACCGTCGGATACGGACTCTCGCTGGTCGCGCTGACGGTCGCGGGTGTCTACCTCGTCTTCGTCGCCGACGTCGAGGTTCGTATCGACCTCGTCTTCCTCGCGCTCTTCGGGGGCTACTGGCTCGTCCTCACCGCCGGGTGGTTCGTCGATCGCTCGCTCGACCGGCTCGCGTACGTCCTCGTGACGCCGCTCGGCGTGATCGTCGCGATG
This region of Halalkalicoccus sp. CGA53 genomic DNA includes:
- a CDS encoding glycosyltransferase family 4 protein, with the protein product MSHILVLLNWIRPTTIEYDISERLGREPGFEVTVACYEDASLEETEAPVDTDAVSLEFLGARNRFDRTAIGRLRELLTAGRFDLLHTQTNFSGALGRALAPSELPIVDTEHADHRLHYSAAQNAVNATTLWRADRVVANSQATLDSFYPHERLLVPERKRRVIYNGVDIDAIDAARPESNPWETDRPRVTTVGRMIPTKNQRTLIAAFDDVRRSVPDAELMIVGDGPERAALERFVRARRLGDHVTFTGTVSRLDVYRILHASDLFALSSHSEGFCVALVEAMACGLAPVVSDIPVLHEVAGETAAFADSRSPESFAAAIRTLLRDPERRERRARDADERARTEFPLERSVEEYRALYDEVLAERG
- the fabG gene encoding 3-oxoacyl-ACP reductase FabG produces the protein MNSHQLCVVTGASKGIGRATVEALAGEKRTVVVNYRRSEAGAYDAVAAIEDAGGTAVAMQADVTDPAAVEGMRDRVHERIGPVDVLVNNAGVTADTTFGRMDREDWERVIDVTLNGTFACTKAFFDDIKSSPQGRLINVSSVIGKQGNYGQANYAAAKSGLFGFTRTLALELAESGSTANCVAPGYTDTEMVRAVPEDIQDRIREEIPIGRFATAGEVAELIAFLASPHASYITGETIDITGGLDL
- a CDS encoding sulfatase yields the protein MTSNIVLIVMDTARADVFSPGNDAALEPPIAGRRYTNAFASAPWTLPSHAGLFTGTYSSKHGAHGGHKRLSGNLPTLAEALGDGGYETVGVSNNTWISEEFGFARGFETFYKTWQYVQTETDLGEIARTKEGTEKLRGVAKKILEGNPLTNLTNAVYGQFFRRRSDEGARATNEWIDDWLTERADTRPFFLFVNYLEPHLEYRPQKQIAEAYLPDGVSYEEAMEVPQDAWEYIAGNLEMGEREFDILRGLYRAELAYLGERIDELRTSLEAAGEWEDTVFVVTGDHGENIGDHGLMDHQYCLYDTLLHVPLFVHGPSFDEGEDDRLVQLTDLAPTLLDVAGIDAVGMREEVQGVSFHPGGDADPREHAIAEYLSPQPSMEALEKRVGEISPEVERYDRSLRTIRSGEYKLVRGSDGARELYRVASDPGEREEISGERPGVVADLETRLDEWLSSFEHADASGSVSMTQSTQDRLEDLGYLQ